From Dethiobacter alkaliphilus AHT 1, one genomic window encodes:
- a CDS encoding transketolase C-terminal domain-containing protein: MSFAVMAAVHGAALGGGRVFTATSGPGTLRAMEMFPVWAGSRQPIVSAFMCRGVSLPPSIQPENIEMSMLLDTGMLMFHAENAQDFFDMLLKAYVIAEKPEVHLPVGVFVDGFFVTHTRDTVLLPPEDLKLASYDANNSPVPVFDMETPPIRITRDPLLNKSNFISYAANASWHQEVLAAAERARKHIHQYLGGLLEVENPDAKIFIAASGTAVSQGREALKDMRAEGLDVGLIKIKSIRPFPTEELAEVTANAELIVVPEFNAGGWLAREIKATLNENHRVVAGPRVFGGMTIPKELIIDEVRKALRSQSGGQ, translated from the coding sequence ATGAGTTTTGCCGTCATGGCTGCTGTCCATGGCGCAGCTCTGGGCGGTGGTCGGGTTTTTACCGCCACCAGTGGTCCCGGTACATTAAGGGCCATGGAAATGTTTCCGGTCTGGGCCGGTTCACGCCAGCCCATTGTCAGCGCCTTTATGTGTCGGGGAGTGTCTCTACCCCCTTCAATTCAGCCGGAAAACATTGAAATGAGTATGCTGTTGGATACCGGCATGCTAATGTTTCATGCCGAGAATGCCCAGGACTTTTTTGACATGCTGCTAAAAGCTTATGTAATTGCGGAAAAACCGGAAGTACACCTGCCCGTAGGCGTATTTGTAGATGGTTTTTTCGTTACCCATACCCGGGATACTGTACTTCTTCCCCCGGAGGATCTGAAACTTGCATCCTATGATGCTAATAATTCACCGGTTCCCGTTTTTGATATGGAGACACCGCCCATCAGGATTACCCGTGATCCGCTCTTAAACAAAAGTAATTTTATAAGTTACGCTGCCAATGCCAGCTGGCATCAGGAAGTGCTGGCTGCGGCAGAAAGAGCACGTAAACATATTCACCAGTACCTGGGCGGGCTTTTAGAAGTGGAGAACCCTGATGCCAAAATCTTTATAGCCGCCTCCGGCACCGCTGTTTCACAGGGCCGTGAAGCGCTAAAAGATATGCGGGCTGAAGGCTTGGACGTGGGCTTAATCAAAATTAAATCAATCCGTCCTTTCCCCACAGAAGAGCTGGCGGAAGTAACAGCAAACGCAGAACTAATCGTTGTTCCAGAATTTAACGCCGGCGGCTGGTTGGCCAGGGAAATCAAAGCAACTCTTAATGAAAACCACAGAGTTGTGGCAGGCCCCCGTGTGTTTGGCGGAATGACCATACCAAAAGAACTAATCATCGACGAAGTCCGCAAGGCTTTGAGAAGCCAAAGCGGCGGCCAATAA
- a CDS encoding thiamine pyrophosphate-dependent enzyme gives MSLKILKPTAEFAHLLPQEYKDLVENGPFSGDKGVSDLGTFKEIIEEHPHCAGCGVALGVRLVGASLPAPADTLIIGTPGCSFFGLAQTAVNYSNTAFGNQNAVASGLKRMLQIRYPDQHKDVVVLVGDGGIADIGLDMTLHSWLRREKITTIMVDNEVYGNTGGQESGMTKEGEVLNMAPDGKKFPKIPVFDLARSSGCAYGARVTVASPKKIGQVVKKAILVAREVGPSYVQIYTPCPTNLKFSPDQTVKVAKEAEADYYSFEEFISPEAEKFLNSIE, from the coding sequence ATGTCTTTGAAAATATTAAAGCCTACCGCCGAATTTGCCCATTTGCTGCCTCAGGAATATAAGGATCTGGTTGAAAATGGCCCGTTCTCAGGGGATAAAGGGGTTTCGGACCTGGGAACATTTAAGGAAATCATTGAAGAGCACCCCCATTGTGCCGGCTGCGGAGTGGCTCTTGGCGTACGTTTGGTGGGCGCTTCCCTGCCTGCACCGGCAGATACGCTGATAATCGGCACTCCCGGATGCTCCTTCTTTGGTCTGGCCCAGACCGCAGTTAACTACTCCAATACAGCCTTTGGTAACCAAAACGCTGTGGCTTCCGGCTTAAAAAGGATGCTTCAGATTCGCTATCCGGATCAGCACAAGGATGTGGTGGTTTTGGTAGGTGACGGCGGTATTGCTGACATTGGCCTGGATATGACACTGCACTCCTGGTTGCGCCGGGAAAAGATCACCACCATTATGGTGGATAACGAGGTTTATGGTAATACAGGAGGTCAGGAAAGCGGCATGACAAAGGAAGGGGAAGTCTTAAATATGGCTCCCGACGGGAAAAAATTCCCCAAAATCCCTGTCTTTGATTTGGCCCGTTCTTCCGGCTGTGCCTATGGAGCCCGGGTCACAGTAGCCAGCCCGAAGAAAATTGGGCAGGTAGTGAAAAAAGCTATCCTGGTGGCCCGTGAAGTCGGCCCCTCTTATGTACAAATCTATACGCCTTGTCCCACAAACCTGAAGTTTTCTCCGGATCAAACCGTTAAAGTGGCCAAGGAAGCAGAAGCGGACTATTATTCTTTTGAAGAGTTTATCAGTCCCGAAGCTGAGAAATTTCTTAACAGTATTGAGTAG
- a CDS encoding DUF1275 family protein, which produces MGTDDLSVKFDWEILCKNKVLCTVGWWLTFWAGAMNALTTSAVLFMRIAHLTGPVTDQAKYVLTNPAMAILVTIIIISFITGSFSATKALPQLGMTYGLLMPVLPVLLAAGFVYVGFYVTGIYEISAGRYVLAMLLAFSTGWQNSITSQGRIGRTTHLTGDLTDLGIALAAGKKKHAVFLLIKYSGFLIGGIIGYVGGQAAPVLTMVGIATGYGTTVLVFHFRNAWSTRTVRKEQVAYNRIQ; this is translated from the coding sequence ATGGGTACAGATGACTTGTCGGTTAAATTTGACTGGGAAATATTGTGTAAAAACAAGGTCTTATGTACCGTAGGTTGGTGGCTTACGTTCTGGGCAGGCGCTATGAATGCTCTGACAACATCTGCAGTCCTGTTTATGAGGATAGCCCATCTGACAGGACCGGTTACAGATCAGGCCAAGTATGTGCTAACCAATCCTGCAATGGCTATACTAGTAACCATTATCATCATCTCTTTTATTACCGGTTCTTTCTCTGCCACTAAAGCACTGCCCCAACTTGGTATGACTTATGGTTTACTTATGCCGGTTTTGCCGGTCTTGCTGGCCGCCGGATTTGTATATGTGGGATTCTATGTTACGGGTATATACGAAATATCCGCGGGACGCTATGTTTTAGCCATGTTACTGGCTTTTTCCACCGGTTGGCAAAACAGTATTACATCACAGGGACGGATAGGGAGGACTACCCATCTTACCGGGGACCTTACAGATTTGGGAATAGCCCTGGCAGCGGGCAAAAAAAAGCATGCAGTCTTTCTTTTAATTAAGTATTCCGGCTTTCTTATCGGTGGTATAATCGGTTACGTAGGCGGGCAGGCTGCTCCTGTATTAACAATGGTTGGTATAGCCACAGGATACGGAACCACAGTGCTTGTCTTTCACTTCAGAAACGCCTGGTCAACCCGTACTGTCAGAAAAGAGCAAGTAGCCTACAACAGAATACAGTAA
- a CDS encoding sodium-dependent bicarbonate transport family permease — MDLVLQNIISPPILFFALGVLATLLNSDLKIPDAAGAAIAVFVLISIGLRAGVSVNQVGVGAVALPALLAVITGILLAILVYSVFTGIVRLDKANAASLAGHYGAVSSITLALSLVYLDNIGASFEQFVPALYPFMDIAALITAVVLGRIGGAGQNGKNKTELRLIYEAIVSKPSLLLLGGFIIGFANGAEGTEAIMPFYALIFPGVLTLFMLDVGLLAGSRLPGLLAVDKKVFAVGLILPAVHGLIAVILATVIGLSPGGATIFAALAAGASYISAPSVMRTAIPKANPSLSLAMALGLVFPFNVTVGIPLYYQAAQLVSMLFTR; from the coding sequence GTGGATTTAGTTTTACAGAATATAATTTCTCCTCCCATTTTATTTTTTGCTCTCGGTGTGCTGGCTACCCTTTTAAACTCAGACCTTAAAATACCTGATGCAGCGGGGGCGGCAATTGCTGTCTTTGTACTTATTTCTATCGGTTTACGGGCCGGTGTTTCAGTAAATCAGGTAGGTGTCGGTGCAGTAGCTTTACCTGCATTGCTTGCGGTTATTACCGGGATATTGCTGGCGATACTGGTTTACAGTGTTTTTACCGGAATTGTCAGACTGGATAAAGCAAATGCTGCATCCCTGGCAGGTCATTATGGGGCGGTAAGCAGTATTACGCTGGCGTTGTCTCTGGTTTATCTGGACAACATAGGAGCAAGCTTTGAACAATTTGTTCCTGCGCTGTATCCGTTCATGGACATAGCCGCCCTGATTACCGCAGTGGTTTTGGGCCGTATTGGTGGGGCTGGTCAAAACGGTAAGAACAAGACTGAGCTCCGGCTGATTTATGAGGCAATTGTCTCCAAGCCTTCGCTTTTGCTGTTAGGGGGCTTTATCATCGGTTTTGCCAATGGAGCAGAGGGAACAGAAGCAATTATGCCCTTTTATGCCCTGATCTTTCCCGGTGTATTGACTCTCTTTATGCTGGATGTTGGTTTGCTGGCGGGCAGCCGTCTACCTGGTTTGTTAGCTGTGGATAAAAAAGTATTTGCGGTAGGATTGATTCTACCTGCGGTTCATGGACTTATTGCTGTTATTCTTGCCACCGTTATAGGGCTTAGCCCGGGTGGAGCTACAATTTTTGCTGCCCTTGCCGCAGGAGCTTCATATATCTCCGCTCCATCTGTAATGCGTACTGCTATCCCCAAAGCTAACCCTTCACTTTCCCTGGCTATGGCGCTGGGTTTGGTGTTTCCGTTTAATGTTACTGTGGGTATTCCACTTTACTATCAGGCGGCGCAGCTGGTTTCAATGCTCTTCACCAGATAA
- a CDS encoding P-II family nitrogen regulator, whose protein sequence is MELKNAKLVVIITEAAIESNIISLIKSMGIKGYTIYHGVTGEGDRGVRFGSGGLGGFGENVRIETVISSEEKAEKVMREVCEQYLNNYAGIVYATDVRVIRIEKFSKK, encoded by the coding sequence ATGGAACTCAAAAATGCCAAGTTAGTTGTGATTATTACTGAAGCGGCAATAGAAAGCAATATAATCAGCTTGATTAAGTCAATGGGTATCAAGGGCTACACCATATATCATGGTGTGACGGGGGAAGGTGACAGGGGTGTGCGTTTCGGTTCCGGTGGACTTGGTGGTTTTGGCGAGAATGTCAGAATTGAGACGGTGATTTCCAGTGAAGAAAAAGCGGAGAAGGTAATGCGTGAGGTGTGCGAGCAGTATCTAAACAACTATGCCGGAATTGTTTATGCCACAGATGTCCGGGTTATCCGTATTGAAAAGTTTTCAAAAAAATAG
- a CDS encoding arsenic resistance protein, which produces MNIFERFQVFFILAAVALGLLLGNLNWVAANASLFITPFLMAMLFGVFLQVPLNHLGTALKDFRFTGLSMAMNFIWTPALAFLLGYLFLGGAPDLWVGLIMLMVTPCTDWYIVFTNIACGNVPLATVQLPWKLLLQLLLLPIYLLLLAGAIVEINTAILFTSLVQVLVVPFILALITRRLLLLKKNESWLEAQVLPKVSIMQFVFLALTIMAMFASQGEILLQNPAIVLRLLPPIILFFAINFLLGQGIGRLFKFSYENVACFNFTTLARNSPLALAIAVSAFPDRPLIALVLIIGPLIELPVLTVIAQVLLFLRKKEFWPN; this is translated from the coding sequence ATGAATATATTTGAAAGGTTTCAGGTGTTTTTTATTCTGGCAGCCGTTGCTTTGGGGCTCCTGCTGGGTAATTTAAACTGGGTTGCCGCAAATGCCTCATTATTTATCACCCCATTTTTAATGGCCATGTTATTTGGTGTTTTTCTACAAGTGCCACTCAATCATCTGGGAACGGCTCTGAAGGACTTTCGTTTTACCGGATTGAGTATGGCCATGAACTTTATCTGGACTCCTGCTTTGGCCTTTCTCTTGGGCTATCTTTTTCTCGGAGGGGCCCCTGATCTCTGGGTCGGCCTGATTATGCTCATGGTAACGCCCTGTACCGATTGGTACATTGTTTTTACCAATATAGCCTGCGGAAATGTGCCTCTGGCCACGGTCCAACTGCCGTGGAAGTTGTTACTGCAGCTTTTGCTCTTGCCTATATATCTGTTACTTCTGGCCGGGGCTATTGTGGAAATTAATACTGCCATTCTTTTTACCAGTCTGGTTCAGGTCCTGGTTGTTCCCTTTATTCTGGCCTTAATTACCCGCCGGCTCTTGCTGCTTAAAAAGAATGAAAGCTGGCTGGAGGCGCAGGTCTTGCCCAAAGTATCCATCATGCAGTTTGTTTTTCTTGCGCTCACCATTATGGCCATGTTTGCTTCCCAGGGGGAAATACTGCTACAAAATCCCGCCATCGTTCTTAGGCTGCTGCCTCCGATTATACTATTTTTTGCTATTAACTTTCTGCTGGGCCAGGGGATTGGACGTTTATTTAAGTTCTCCTATGAGAACGTGGCCTGCTTTAATTTCACTACCCTGGCACGAAACTCTCCGCTGGCGTTGGCCATTGCTGTTTCCGCCTTCCCGGACAGGCCCTTAATTGCCCTGGTATTAATTATTGGGCCTCTAATTGAACTACCGGTATTGACGGTAATCGCCCAGGTACTGTTATTTTTACGCAAAAAGGAATTTTGGCCTAATTAA
- a CDS encoding ADP-ribosylglycohydrolase family protein, with the protein MLGAIIGDIIGSVYEFNNIKSLDFPLFTQQSRFTDDTVLTVATADVLLNSRPFRQVYQDYYHRYPQAGYGGNFARWAKGRVREPYGSFGNGSAMRVGPVGFACNTLEAVLAKAAESAAVSHNHPEGINGAKAVGAAVFMSQNGAGKDEIATFITKEFGYDLTQSLDSVRRWYSFDVSCQGSVPHAIRAFLESRDFTHAIRLAVSIGGDSDTLACMAGAMAEAYYKEIPPKLEVEALSRLPADLKKTIREFYQRYMG; encoded by the coding sequence ATGCTTGGAGCAATTATCGGTGATATCATCGGCTCAGTTTATGAGTTTAATAATATAAAGAGTCTGGATTTCCCACTGTTCACTCAGCAAAGCCGCTTTACCGACGATACGGTGCTTACGGTGGCCACCGCAGACGTGCTGCTAAACAGCAGGCCGTTTCGTCAGGTGTACCAGGATTACTACCACCGTTATCCCCAGGCGGGGTATGGTGGCAACTTTGCCCGCTGGGCAAAGGGGAGAGTGAGGGAGCCATACGGCAGTTTCGGCAACGGCTCTGCCATGAGAGTAGGCCCTGTGGGTTTTGCCTGCAACACATTGGAAGCAGTGTTGGCAAAAGCGGCCGAAAGCGCCGCCGTGAGCCATAATCATCCTGAAGGCATCAATGGGGCAAAGGCGGTGGGAGCCGCTGTTTTTATGAGTCAAAACGGTGCCGGAAAAGATGAGATTGCAACCTTTATAACCAAAGAGTTTGGTTATGACCTTACTCAATCTCTTGACAGTGTGCGTCGCTGGTACTCTTTCGATGTATCCTGCCAGGGCTCTGTTCCCCATGCCATCCGGGCCTTTCTGGAGAGCAGGGATTTTACACACGCCATACGCCTGGCGGTGTCTATCGGCGGTGACAGCGATACACTGGCTTGTATGGCAGGAGCCATGGCAGAGGCTTATTACAAAGAAATTCCTCCAAAGTTGGAGGTTGAAGCGTTAAGCCGGTTGCCGGCCGATTTAAAGAAAACCATCCGGGAATTTTACCAGAGATATATGGGATGA
- a CDS encoding HD domain-containing protein — MIKKELLELLFEAASIQRWNDHIRPHKGFAELDKQAHKMVFAYVLTKFEESDRGAEVDWVKLIEGGFFEFLHRIVLTDIKPPIFHKLMLEKGELLNTWVLEQLRDRIGPVEGGLLDKFHAYFFDPEYSMQEKKILKAAHYLATNWEFQIIYNLNANLYGLDETRKKIADEIEEHYHLAGVQKLQLGKKTSHFMDLVGQLRFQQRWAQTPRIPETSVLGHTLIVAMLSYLCSKELDACPKRTANNYFAGLFHDLPEVLTRDIVSPVKRSVEGLDELIKEIENRQVEELLLPLLPAAWHKELRYFTEEEFANKICQNGRVEIVDTIGEKYNEDRYSPIDGELIRVCDHFAAYMEAYLSISHGIRSHYLAEGYRGLYAQYRNHSVAGFDFGLWFAYFKPGMGD; from the coding sequence ATGATCAAAAAGGAACTGTTGGAATTATTGTTTGAAGCGGCCAGCATCCAGCGCTGGAATGACCATATCCGGCCGCACAAGGGCTTTGCTGAGCTGGACAAGCAGGCCCACAAGATGGTCTTTGCTTATGTGCTCACCAAGTTTGAGGAGTCGGACCGGGGCGCAGAGGTGGACTGGGTAAAGCTCATTGAAGGTGGATTTTTTGAATTTCTCCACCGTATTGTCCTTACCGATATCAAGCCGCCCATCTTTCATAAACTGATGCTGGAAAAAGGAGAGCTTTTAAATACCTGGGTACTGGAACAATTGCGGGACCGCATTGGGCCGGTGGAAGGCGGGCTGCTGGATAAGTTCCACGCCTACTTTTTTGACCCCGAATACAGTATGCAGGAGAAGAAAATTCTTAAAGCGGCACATTATCTGGCTACTAACTGGGAGTTTCAGATAATCTATAATTTAAATGCCAATCTGTACGGCCTGGATGAGACGCGAAAAAAAATAGCCGATGAAATAGAAGAACATTACCATTTGGCCGGGGTACAGAAGCTGCAGTTAGGCAAAAAAACCAGCCATTTCATGGATCTGGTGGGGCAGCTGCGTTTTCAGCAGCGTTGGGCGCAGACGCCCCGTATTCCGGAAACTTCCGTATTGGGCCATACCTTGATTGTAGCTATGCTATCTTACTTATGCAGCAAGGAACTGGACGCCTGCCCAAAACGGACGGCAAATAATTATTTCGCCGGACTCTTTCATGATTTGCCGGAAGTGCTGACCAGGGACATTGTGTCCCCTGTGAAACGGTCTGTAGAAGGGCTTGATGAGTTAATTAAGGAAATTGAAAACCGCCAGGTGGAGGAACTGCTTCTGCCCCTTTTGCCGGCGGCCTGGCATAAAGAACTTCGTTATTTTACCGAAGAGGAATTTGCCAATAAAATCTGTCAAAACGGGCGCGTAGAAATTGTAGATACAATAGGCGAAAAGTACAACGAAGACCGATACTCGCCCATTGACGGGGAGCTGATTCGGGTCTGCGACCATTTTGCCGCTTATATGGAAGCTTATCTTTCCATTTCGCACGGAATCAGATCCCACTATCTGGCCGAAGGTTACAGGGGGCTCTACGCCCAGTACCGGAATCATAGTGTGGCCGGTTTCGACTTTGGGCTGTGGTTTGCTTACTTTAAACCTGGCATGGGAGATTAA
- a CDS encoding sortase — translation MKTKGKVLEKKNKLRRWFGILLIFAGLLIAASMLYPQVYARFAPSPLMNPEVVAAGSFWLVIPEINVDSVVLGEVSRHTLNQAVAHLPGSGFPGEGTNIIIVGHQYNPATAHRPQSSFGLLDSLNQGDPIYLAYQEQVYTYLVEGKETLDADDPQLYILTGHEQLTLLTCAPMFHETKRLKVTALPAQ, via the coding sequence TTGAAAACTAAAGGAAAAGTGTTGGAGAAAAAGAATAAGCTCAGGCGCTGGTTCGGTATCCTGTTAATCTTTGCCGGCCTGCTTATTGCCGCTTCCATGCTTTATCCCCAGGTCTACGCCAGATTTGCTCCGAGCCCACTCATGAATCCGGAGGTGGTGGCAGCCGGCTCCTTTTGGCTTGTCATTCCGGAAATAAATGTGGATTCAGTGGTGTTGGGAGAGGTGTCCCGACATACGCTGAACCAGGCTGTAGCCCATCTGCCGGGAAGCGGTTTCCCCGGGGAGGGGACCAACATAATTATTGTGGGACACCAGTATAACCCGGCTACTGCACATCGTCCTCAAAGCAGCTTCGGTTTACTGGATTCCCTCAACCAGGGAGACCCCATTTACCTTGCGTATCAGGAGCAGGTCTACACATACCTGGTGGAGGGAAAGGAAACTCTGGATGCAGACGATCCCCAACTGTACATACTAACCGGCCATGAACAACTGACACTGTTAACCTGTGCTCCCATGTTCCATGAAACAAAAAGGCTTAAAGTTACCGCTTTGCCGGCACAATAG
- the clpB gene encoding ATP-dependent chaperone ClpB — translation MDISKFTEKAQVALKEAQDISVRKSHQTVDAEHLLQSLLEQENGLVPKLLSKAGGNIETLSSRLNQSLDKIPAVSGAGSTYMTQRMNQILVRAQDEAKNLTDEYVSVEHLVLAMFEDTTISKLLSESGVTRASFMEAMTQVRGNQRITSANPEDTYEALEKYGRDLTEMAEQNKLDPVIGRDTEIRRVIQVLSRRTKNNPVLIGEPGVGKTAIAEGLARRIVAGDVPDSLKDRRIVSLDMGALVAGAKYRGEFEERLKAVLQEVTQSAGRIILFIDELHTVVGAGKTEGSMDAGNMLKPMLARGELHCIGATTMDEYRQHIEKDAALERRFQPVIVAEPTVENTISILRGLRERYELHHGVRIQDAALVSAATLSHRYISDRFLPDKAIDLIDEAAAKLRTEMESMPEELENLERRLMQLEIEREALRKEKDQASQERLNALEKEVAELRSERDTMRAQWEEEKSTIGGLGSIREELEKARHEMEQAQREYDLNKVAEYQYGRIPALEKKLKEAEERLGSDEAKLIKEDVTPEEVAEVVSRWTGIPLSRLLEGEKEKLLRLDDILHERVIGQDEAVNAVTDAVIRARSGLKDPKRPIGSFIFLGPTGVGKTELARALAESLFDSEENMIRIDMSEYMEKHTVARLIGAPPGYVGYDEGGQLTEAVRRKPYSVLLFDEIEKAHYDVFNVLLQILDDGRLTDSHGRTVDFKNTIIIMTSNLGSMHLLENAGESGDIAESVKDKVMAELRSHFRPEFLNRVDEIVLFKPLTLEETKQIIDLQLELLYKRLAERYITLEMTEAAKEHVARAGYDPVYGARPLKRYLQRQVETVLARKLIAGEIADHSHITVDADENQLIFRI, via the coding sequence ATGGATATCAGCAAGTTCACGGAAAAAGCTCAGGTAGCCTTAAAAGAAGCTCAGGATATATCTGTGCGTAAAAGCCACCAGACTGTGGATGCGGAACATCTTCTCCAGTCTCTTTTGGAACAGGAAAACGGTCTTGTTCCCAAACTGTTAAGCAAAGCAGGAGGTAATATTGAAACGCTTTCCTCCCGCCTTAATCAGTCTCTGGATAAAATACCTGCAGTTAGCGGTGCAGGTTCCACATACATGACACAGCGTATGAATCAGATTCTGGTCCGTGCTCAGGATGAAGCCAAAAACCTGACCGATGAATATGTCAGTGTTGAACATTTGGTTCTGGCCATGTTTGAAGATACTACCATCAGTAAATTACTGTCGGAAAGTGGTGTCACCCGCGCTTCATTTATGGAAGCCATGACCCAGGTACGGGGCAACCAGCGTATTACCAGTGCCAATCCGGAAGATACCTACGAAGCGCTGGAAAAGTACGGCCGCGACTTAACGGAAATGGCGGAGCAGAACAAACTGGACCCGGTCATTGGTCGGGATACGGAAATACGACGTGTTATTCAGGTTTTATCCCGCAGAACCAAGAATAACCCGGTTCTCATAGGTGAGCCGGGGGTGGGCAAAACAGCCATTGCTGAGGGACTTGCCCGGCGGATTGTGGCCGGTGATGTACCGGACAGCTTAAAAGACCGGCGGATTGTCTCGCTGGATATGGGGGCTCTGGTGGCCGGTGCCAAATACCGCGGTGAATTTGAGGAACGGCTAAAAGCAGTACTGCAGGAAGTAACCCAGTCTGCAGGCCGGATTATCCTCTTTATTGACGAGCTACACACAGTGGTTGGCGCAGGCAAAACCGAAGGCTCCATGGATGCGGGTAATATGCTAAAACCCATGCTGGCCCGGGGCGAATTGCATTGCATCGGGGCCACAACAATGGATGAGTACCGGCAGCATATTGAAAAAGATGCCGCATTGGAGCGGCGCTTCCAACCGGTAATTGTGGCTGAACCCACCGTGGAGAATACCATCTCCATTCTGCGGGGTCTGCGGGAGCGTTATGAACTGCACCATGGTGTACGCATCCAGGATGCGGCGCTGGTCTCGGCCGCAACCCTTAGTCACCGCTATATCTCCGATCGCTTCCTGCCTGACAAAGCCATTGACCTGATTGACGAAGCAGCGGCCAAACTGCGCACCGAAATGGAAAGCATGCCAGAAGAGCTGGAAAACCTGGAGCGGCGTCTGATGCAGCTGGAGATTGAGCGGGAGGCGTTGCGCAAAGAAAAAGACCAGGCCTCTCAGGAACGGCTGAATGCCCTGGAAAAAGAAGTGGCTGAGCTGCGATCCGAGCGGGATACCATGCGTGCCCAGTGGGAGGAAGAAAAGTCCACCATTGGCGGCTTGGGCTCCATTCGTGAAGAGCTGGAAAAAGCCCGGCATGAAATGGAGCAGGCCCAGCGTGAATACGATTTAAATAAAGTGGCGGAATATCAGTACGGACGGATTCCGGCGCTTGAGAAAAAACTAAAGGAAGCAGAAGAACGGCTGGGCAGTGACGAAGCCAAGCTGATTAAGGAAGATGTGACCCCTGAGGAAGTGGCGGAGGTGGTTTCCCGCTGGACCGGGATTCCCCTTTCCCGTTTGCTGGAAGGAGAAAAGGAAAAACTGCTGCGTCTGGACGATATATTACACGAACGGGTCATTGGCCAGGACGAAGCGGTCAACGCCGTTACAGATGCGGTGATTCGCGCCCGCTCCGGTCTAAAAGACCCCAAACGTCCCATCGGCTCATTCATCTTCCTGGGTCCCACCGGTGTGGGCAAAACGGAACTGGCCCGTGCCCTGGCAGAATCGCTTTTTGACAGTGAAGAGAACATGATCCGTATCGATATGAGTGAGTACATGGAAAAACACACGGTGGCCAGGCTTATCGGGGCCCCTCCCGGTTATGTGGGTTACGATGAAGGTGGCCAGCTCACCGAGGCGGTTCGCCGCAAACCATACAGCGTTCTTCTTTTTGATGAAATAGAAAAAGCCCATTATGATGTGTTCAACGTCCTGCTGCAGATTCTCGATGACGGCCGCCTCACCGACAGTCACGGCCGTACAGTGGACTTTAAAAACACCATCATTATCATGACATCCAATCTGGGCAGCATGCATCTTTTGGAAAATGCCGGTGAAAGCGGCGACATTGCCGAAAGCGTCAAAGATAAAGTAATGGCGGAGTTGCGCAGTCATTTCCGTCCCGAGTTTTTAAACCGGGTTGATGAAATTGTGCTCTTTAAGCCTTTAACTCTGGAAGAAACAAAGCAGATCATCGACCTGCAGCTGGAACTTCTGTACAAACGGCTGGCCGAACGCTACATTACTCTGGAAATGACCGAGGCGGCCAAAGAGCATGTGGCCCGTGCCGGTTATGACCCGGTTTACGGTGCCCGTCCTCTGAAGCGCTACCTGCAACGCCAGGTGGAGACGGTGCTGGCCCGGAAACTTATTGCCGGGGAAATCGCCGATCACAGCCATATTACAGTAGACGCAGACGAGAACCAGCTGATTTTTAGAATTTAA